AGGACCCTAGAGCTGCCAGGGCCCTTAAGCGGGCCCTGCACCACGGGGTGTCACCCTGGTCGCAAGGGACTTCGCGCTCGTGATGTGCGCTTCGCGCAAATCAGGTTGGATTCTCCTGTTTGCTTGGGGATCCAGGGGGGAGAATCTCCAGATCAGAAGGAGCTTGGGGTTGAAGTCTCTCTGTAATGAGAGCGGTCGAAGCGTTATTGGGCGATCTTTCAAAcgggttcagaaaaccacctcgcggtgtagttttgaagatcgctcgttaaactggttttagcgtgaggacacaaccgttcttcgggaagcgatctttgcacattttgagcgcgctactccacacactatatgtggaatgcctacgctgcagtttcaaatttcgcgcgaaacatgtcaccccactgagtgtttccatagcaacaagaccgctttgcctgaagtggttttgaaaaccactttcggctgatcaaatgggaacgctagcaaagcgatcttccaaactggtttcctgaaccggtttccagtaaaccagtTTTAGAAGGTATAATGAGAATGGTGTCTTAATGTTGTCTATCTGCCCTCCcccctcccactctctctctctctctctctctctttctacagTCCCTTCATGTATATATCTTGTACCTTGGATGAACGTATtggttatgctgcagtcacatttcccctacgccggccgtacggcgagtcgaaaacagtcgtttaattcatttttattcaaacaacctacatgtatacgtAGCTGGTACCAAAAAAATAcccggctgttttcgactcggcCGTACGACCggcgtaggggaaatgtgactgcaccaTAAGTCGTAACTTTCATAGAATTctcaattttgattggctgttaagcATTTGTGaccatttattcattaatcattattgCATTTTGCAGTGAATTTACTGGCTTctcttcattttcataatgcacaTTTTCTTCATGTTCGTTTTTGTCTGTTTATATATAGATTGTTCATATTTATGTTACCCTTTATCTTGTGTGCTTGGAATGTACACTATATTATATCCAGGGTTTATGTGTTCATTCCGTTTTGTTTAtatgatttatgaaaaaatagatatattCACATTGTTCATTGAAACATATTGGattgaaatatattcaaattgttGATTGCAATATATagcattaaaatatatttatatattcaaaagTGTTTACTTCTTCATCTTTTGATGTAGATTTTATGTGCCTCCTGTGACTTCTATTGCCTTTAGGAAATAAAAAGTTTGGTGTCTGCAGTCCCATAGATCAATAAAATTGTTAGTAGTTTGAAGTTTCATTTTGAGGACCGACCAATGTTCACAAGTGCGACACAACTCCAGAGTAGGTGGAGGCACTTGGAAAATCACAAAAGCACTAGAGAAACCGCCCCCATGTGGGCTCATCTCGAGAGGAAAGTTTCCATCCTACTCCCAAAACGGCAATAAATCAATGAAGGGCATTTTATTTACCGGTGGGGGTGACGCATCTGATAAGTTTCAGATGTCGTACAACAAAGTTACCGAATGTTGATCTCAAATTCATGGCGCGCTGGAGAGACGCTTGTGGAGGTTTTGTCAAGAGTATACCCAAAGTGCATGTGGACTTTCGTCAAACAACCTGTTTTGAATTTTTTCATAAGAAAACTGCAACAATGGCCGTCAAATATAAGCCCACTTCTTACACGGGTAGAAAGGAAATTGGTACATGACTTTGAAGTCATAGGGATGCTTTTCAGGCCTTTTCAGTTGCTCGCACAAAGGTGCAAAGCGGTTGAGTTTATTGCTTTGCTGAGTGTAATATAAAGCAAGAAGAGGTCGCCATTGAATAGTTTATTTCTCTGTCTTTATCTTTCTTACAACCAATAAGAGGAATTCTTGTAATTCTCATCTGAAGGTTGCCACGTAAATTAAAGTGCATTGTAAGACGCCGAGTAGGAATCAATACAGACTCCATCCAACGCCAATTGGGAATATCACCCGCCTTTTCATGCGGCAAAAGTCGCGAGTTGTTTGTATCATTTCCCTTTTGTGTATATCAACTTGTATTTGCACATATCTCTCAATTCCTTGTAGAATATTGCTCATTTTAACCACAAAGCCACAAATTGAGCCCTCAAAAGAGATTATCGATTAGCTGAGTGGGCGCAGAGTGTTGTTGACTTTTATTTACCTTTGTTGCGCAGGGGCGGGTCTTACAAGGTTGGTAATTTTGTGACAATTTCACATATGATTTTGCTCACGTAATCAGATACTTCTTTTTCTCCACGGAATTTCAATGTTCTTCATTATCTAATGAATAAAGTGATAATGtgtattgaaaattatcatcaaaatcTAAAACTCGGCTCGAGAACGAATGTGATgtaatatttatacattttgaatATTCACGGAACTAAGAACTCTTCATTGTCCTATCTAAACTCAAACTTTTAAacatattcctttttttatctGATATTTATTTAGTTCATAAGTGAACAATTTGTATTGAAATGGGGTGTACCATGATGGTATGTGATTAATATTTACAACCGATTGTGACTTTCTGTACACAGTTTGTCATAGACTTACAATTATGCTTAATTTGACTATTGATTGTGTCACTTTTAACATGTATGTCACAGGCCAAATCATTTGTTATTTATCTTTTCTAAGTCAAATTACTTGCAAGTTGAGCACATTTCTGTtcagaaaaatccaactttgaGATGCCTGTATTTTGAACCCACAATATATGAAAAGTTAGTTTCTCTCAATATTCTCTTTCACTTCTTTAGAATTTCGATTAAGTTTTAACGAAGACGGAAGCTTTTTTAATAAGTGAGTAGTTGAAGTGCAGTACATGTACTTATAAGCTGAGagaatttttcaaaatcaaagaagAGAAATACTTAAAGATAGGCACAAATAATTGAGCATTTTCCTGTCATTACAGTGcatatatgatatttatttgaGAGACTTTATTGCAACCAAGCAttgattcaaacaaaaaaatacatgtataaagagaGTAAATCCAAATCTTACAAAGATAGAAgcacaatatttatttatttccaatttatGTTTCAAAGGATCTCTTTCTGTGTTATTTACACCTCTGAATAGTAGGGTTCCAAGCtcatcagggaaatcaggacatttttttaaatacttttttccagtcagagaagaatcagggaatttgatgtaaaaaattCCTAAAATctggggaaaatgcctcaaatgagggaaaaatcagggaattttgatcagcccaaaagtcgaaagaacggtagtcagtcagactctgttagattttttttgcatatcaaaacaccATCCATGGAaggactggttatggtggtactaattagttttacactattgtttttatactgaaaatacatgtaattcactgcaacaacttagaaaacatgcgaaactgggaatgggtctaagtaattatcagggaatttgaaaacttcatcagggaaaaatcagggaatttagttttcttgaaaagctgggaaccctggaaTCGGTAAGTAGAAGGCGTACCTACCGTGGTGCTCAAAATGTTAgtaaccccaccagaaaatgaaaatattcaaattctgCCATTTTTAGATATTGAATTGTGAAGTccggtgataaaatattacattcagtgAAGTTTGGTTCTCTGGGCTCGCCAAACATTGTAGCGTTGTTGTCTACactcaacactcagcatgaaggagtgaaTTTTGTGGTGGTGTCTATTAACTTTTTAGCACAACTGTTTGCTGTAGCaatattatttttgataaatGCTTTGGTCACACAATACTTTGATGTATGaactgataataatgatactaataataataattatgataataatgatgatgatgatgatgatgacgatgatgataatgatgatgatgataatgacaaggataataatgaggataatgatgatgatgatgataatgacgatgataatgatgatgatgatgatgaagatgataataacgatgatgatgatgataatgacaatgatgatgatgatgataatgacgatgataatgataataataattatgataatgatgatgatgatgatgacgatgatgatgataatgatgatgatgatgatgataatgatgatgatgatgatgatgatgatgataatgacgatgataatgatgatgatgataatgacgatgataatgatgatgatgatgatgatgatgatgatgaagatgatgatgatgataatgacgatgatgatgatgatgatgatgaagatgataatgacgatgataatgatgatgataatggcgatgatgataatggcaatgatgatgatgatgatgacgatgatgatgatgatgatgatgatgaagatgatgatgatgataatgacgatgatgatgatgatgataatgacgatgatgatgatgatgatgatgatgatgatgatgatgataatgacgatgatgatgatgatgatgatgatgataatgacgatgataatgatgatgatgatggattcTCCTAGAGTGCACACGTCCATCAGACATGCTCATTGTGCTATGTACAATAATACAGATTTATATTAAAGTAAGTAATCTATATATATTATGCttcataatatacatgtagtatgaatTTTTCAATGAGAAGGAACAAAGAGCAGAGACATTTAAGACAAATATGATATAGTTAAAAACTCGgaaacatttttgaaatttaaaaaaaagagtgaaatcCAGGGTGTCTGGTAAGAAACACAACTTACACCATACATAGCACGAAGCAAGATGTAACATGACAATTCTCTTTGAGTAGGGGGCTCGATGGCCGTATCTTTTCTTTATTGTATCTTAATTTGCCATCTCATCATGCAATTCATCCTATCCCCTTCTTTCATCGTTAATCCTGTTTAGGGGATAGAAAAGTGATCGCCTCGCGCCCTTTCTCTTCCACCAAGAATGGGTGGGAGAGTGCCGAAAGGGGAATTACCAGTCAGGTGTAATCTCATTTGGCACTGTACTTGGGACGGCAATCCAATAAACTGGCATAACTGAGAAGAtatgaatattgaaatgaaaaagggaGGAGGGAGACGATAGGGGGGATGTAAGATATAAGGATGATGCAAAGGAAAATAGAAGTATTTCACACAAGGAAGAGGAAATAGAGAATGGAAAAGGATGATATTTTACTATCTATCCTTATTGgaaatagagagggagagagatgcaGTAATGGAAGGAGGGTGAATACATCTCCTTATCTATCTTCTCCACCTTCTCCTCTTTCTCCACCTCATTCTTCACcttctcctcttttttctccacctcctcctccaccttctcctcttttttctccacCTCCTCCTCCAACTTCTCCTCATTCTTTTCCATCTTCTCCTCCACTTTCTCCTCCACCTTCTCatcctccttcctcttcttcaccTTCTCCTCCATCTTCTCCTTCTCCACCTTCTCATTCTCCACCTCCTCATCCTCCTTCCTCTCCTCCACCTTCTCCTCCTCCAccttctccttccttttcttcttcctctttttcctccccttcttttccttcttctccatcttccttctttcctccATTTCTCCTCCTCATCCTGTCTCTCTCTATCCTCAACTgttttctttctcctcccctcattcattttttgttcttcttcaccTCCTTTC
This region of Lytechinus pictus isolate F3 Inbred chromosome 16, Lp3.0, whole genome shotgun sequence genomic DNA includes:
- the LOC135156939 gene encoding uncharacterized protein LOC135156939, whose protein sequence is MEERRKMEKKEKKGRKKRKKKRKEKVEEEKVEERKEDEEVENEKVEKEKMEEKVKKRKEDEKVEEKVEEKMEKNEEKLEEEVEKKEEKVEEEVEKKEEKVKNEVEKEEKVEKIDKEMYSPSFHYCISLPLYFQ